TGTTTGGTACATTCATTGGTGGATTTGTTAGGCGTGTTATGGTTTCATGTGTTGAGTTTGCATGAAGTGTTCCCATTCCACTGTGTCCTGTGTTAAGTGCACTAAAGAGTGTTATTGCTTCTTTTGATCTTACTTCTCCTACTATTATTCTATCTGGGCGTTGTCTAAGTGAGTTTTTTAGAAGCAGATCCATTGTTATTTCTCCTTTATTTTCTATATTAGGTGGTCTTGTCTCGGTTCGTATTATGTGTTTGTGTGGTATTTGCATCTCTAGTGTATCTTCAATTGATATTATTCTTTCATATGGTGGGATGAATTGTGTTAGTGTATTTAGTGTTGTTGTTTTTCCAGATCCAGTTCCTCCAGCAATTATGATGTTTGATGGATTTACTCCACATCCTTCAATTACAAGCCATAGAAATGCTGCTAGTTCATATGTTAGTGTTTTATTTTCTATTAGATCGATTATTGTTAGTGGATCTTTTTTGAATTTTCGTATTGTGAGTGTTGGTCCATCTGCACTTATGGGTGGTATTGTTGCATTTATACGACTTCCGTCATCTAATCTTGCATCAAGTAGTGGTGTTTGTTTGTCTATTTTTCTTTGTGTGTTGTTTGCTATTTTATCTATTATTTGTCGTATTTCTGTGTTTTTTAGTGTTATGTCTGTTATCATCATACCTATTGTTCTATG
This window of the Methanosphaera cuniculi genome carries:
- a CDS encoding CpaF family protein produces the protein MKQIPQYKTQKIEKLTENEIQQYQQIKQKIIQQNITDNTQTTLKQKIQENTKNTKIIQKLISDINQYGKIDPLLNDDELEEIMIIGDNKPIYVYHRTIGMMITDITLKNTEIRQIIDKIANNTQRKIDKQTPLLDARLDDGSRINATIPPISADGPTLTIRKFKKDPLTIIDLIENKTLTYELAAFLWLVIEGCGVNPSNIIIAGGTGSGKTTTLNTLTQFIPPYERIISIEDTLEMQIPHKHIIRTETRPPNIENKGEITMDLLLKNSLRQRPDRIIVGEVRSKEAITLFSALNTGHSGMGTLHANSTHETITRLTNPPMNVPNIMINSINFIIMQKRLYNPHLGTIRRITEVAEVVGMENNKIQLNKIYQYNPQKDTIEYVAINTNTLNIIAQHKNMTKQQINEELIKRQNYLKQYTNKNHNIKKVQQYIDQYYYR